A genomic region of Mycobacterium senriense contains the following coding sequences:
- a CDS encoding DUF302 domain-containing protein: MQETKFDGVRVRYNSAKSYDELRAALLADIGEQPVPINDIATSTGDWQSYQQRVESHVGPSGFMLFGVVDHGAWIPKAGIDRKALRVILGNPLIAITMLRHDVTAGLFAPVELLLLEEDDGHSSLTYVKPSSLMVVEPNPELLSAAEKLDVKLAALAAKVTGD; encoded by the coding sequence ATGCAAGAGACGAAATTCGACGGCGTGCGGGTGCGCTATAACAGCGCCAAGAGCTACGACGAACTACGTGCCGCGTTGCTCGCCGACATCGGCGAGCAACCGGTGCCTATCAACGACATCGCGACGTCCACCGGCGATTGGCAGTCCTACCAGCAGCGCGTCGAATCCCACGTCGGCCCAAGCGGATTCATGCTGTTCGGCGTGGTAGACCACGGCGCCTGGATCCCCAAGGCCGGCATCGACCGCAAGGCGCTGCGCGTCATCCTCGGCAATCCGCTGATTGCCATCACCATGCTGCGCCACGACGTAACGGCCGGATTGTTCGCCCCGGTCGAGCTGCTGTTGCTCGAGGAGGACGACGGACACAGCAGCCTGACCTACGTCAAGCCGTCGTCGCTGATGGTCGTCGAACCCAATCCGGAATTGCTCAGCGCGGCAGAGAAACTCGACGTGAAATTGGCGGCGCTGGCCGCCAAGGTGACCGGCGACTAG
- a CDS encoding metal-sensitive transcriptional regulator: MAQELTAKKHAALNRLKTVRGHLDAIVRMLEADAYCVDVMKQISAVQSALERTNRVMLHNHLETCFSQAVLGGHGPTAIDELVDALKFSPALTGPDACLNGTAADEVVKADA; encoded by the coding sequence ATGGCGCAGGAACTGACTGCGAAAAAGCATGCGGCGCTCAACCGGCTAAAGACGGTCCGGGGTCATCTCGACGCCATCGTTCGCATGCTCGAAGCTGACGCCTACTGTGTCGACGTGATGAAGCAGATCTCTGCGGTGCAGTCCGCGCTAGAGCGAACGAACAGGGTGATGCTGCACAACCATTTGGAAACATGCTTCTCGCAGGCCGTCCTGGGTGGACACGGGCCAACAGCCATCGACGAACTTGTCGATGCTCTCAAGTTCAGCCCCGCTTTGACTGGTCCGGATGCCTGTTTGAACGGCACGGCCGCCGACGAAGTGGTGAAGGCCGATGCGTGA